Proteins co-encoded in one Desulfovibrio sp. Huiquan2017 genomic window:
- the guaB gene encoding IMP dehydrogenase — MSKILDKALTFDDVLLLPAYSNVLPNEVDVSTYLTPEIKLNIPLISAAMDTVTEARMAISMARHGGAGVIHKNMSVREQAREIDRVKKSESGMISDPITVHPDDDLGKVRAIMSEYRISGLPVVKGDLLVGIITNRDIRFAQDDKSPVSELMTSRDLITVPEGIDNEDAKRKLHQHRIEKLLVVDEENRLKGLITIKDINKHKKYPDAVKDGRGRLLVGAAIGVGKECLTRSESLLHAGADFLVLDSAHGHSENILKSVRELRAAYPHVQLVGGNVATYEGAKALIEAGVDTVKVGIGPGSICTTRVVAGVGVPQITAVMEASRAAREADKCIIADGGIKYSGDVVKALAVGAHSCMMGSVLAGTEESPGETILFQGRTYKQYRGMGSIDAMKKGSSDRYFQEKSKKLVPEGIVGRVPYRGKVGESLYQFIGGLRSGMGYTGSATVEDLFQKAKLVQISSAGLRESHVHDVTITKESPNYRGDG, encoded by the coding sequence ATGAGCAAAATACTCGATAAAGCACTTACCTTTGACGACGTCCTGCTGTTGCCGGCCTATTCGAACGTTCTGCCCAACGAGGTGGACGTGTCCACCTACCTTACGCCCGAGATCAAACTGAACATTCCGCTGATCTCGGCCGCCATGGACACGGTCACCGAGGCTCGCATGGCCATTTCCATGGCCCGGCACGGCGGCGCGGGCGTCATCCACAAGAACATGTCCGTGCGCGAACAGGCCCGCGAGATCGACCGGGTCAAGAAGTCCGAGTCCGGCATGATTTCCGACCCCATCACCGTTCACCCCGACGACGACCTGGGCAAGGTTCGGGCGATCATGAGCGAGTACCGCATTTCCGGCCTGCCCGTGGTCAAGGGCGATCTCCTGGTGGGCATCATCACCAACCGCGACATCCGTTTCGCCCAGGACGACAAGTCCCCGGTCTCCGAACTGATGACCTCTCGCGATCTGATCACCGTGCCCGAGGGCATCGACAACGAGGACGCCAAGCGCAAGCTGCACCAGCACCGGATCGAAAAGCTGCTTGTGGTGGACGAGGAGAATCGCCTCAAGGGGCTGATCACCATCAAGGACATCAACAAGCACAAGAAGTATCCCGACGCGGTCAAGGACGGGCGCGGACGTCTTCTGGTGGGCGCGGCCATCGGTGTGGGCAAGGAATGCCTGACCCGGTCCGAGTCCCTGCTGCACGCCGGCGCGGACTTCCTGGTCCTCGATTCGGCCCACGGCCATTCCGAGAACATCCTCAAGTCCGTACGCGAGCTGCGCGCGGCCTATCCCCACGTTCAACTGGTCGGCGGCAACGTGGCCACATACGAGGGCGCCAAGGCGCTCATCGAGGCGGGCGTGGACACCGTCAAGGTCGGCATCGGCCCCGGCTCCATCTGCACCACTCGCGTCGTGGCCGGCGTGGGCGTGCCGCAGATCACCGCCGTCATGGAGGCCAGTCGGGCCGCCCGCGAAGCAGACAAGTGCATCATCGCGGATGGCGGCATCAAGTACTCCGGAGACGTGGTCAAAGCGCTCGCCGTGGGCGCGCATTCCTGCATGATGGGCTCGGTCCTGGCCGGCACCGAGGAGTCCCCGGGCGAGACCATCCTGTTCCAGGGCCGCACCTACAAGCAGTACCGGGGCATGGGCTCCATCGACGCCATGAAGAAGGGCAGCTCGGACCGCTACTTCCAGGAGAAATCCAAGAAGCTGGTCCCCGAGGGCATCGTCGGCCGCGTGCCCTATCGCGGCAAGGTTGGCGAATCCCTGTACCAGTTCATCGGCGGTCTGCGTTCCGGCATGGGCTACACCGGATCGGCCACCGTCGAGGACCTGTTCCAGAAGGCCAAGCTGGTCCAGATCTCCTCGGCCGGACTGCGCGAATCCCATGTCCACGACGTGACCATCACCAAGGAATCGCCGAACTACCGGGGCGACGGCTAA
- the guaA gene encoding glutamine-hydrolyzing GMP synthase, which yields MHDNRVLILDFGSQFTQLIARRVREAGVYSEIHPCNVDPERVKAFKPSALILSGGPSSVLEGGCPALNMEYLEMGIPVLGICYGMQLLAHNLGGRVVASTDREYGRAQFSAQNDCILFDGVEDKDDLTVWMSHGDRVEKLPEGFKPMGKSDSIEFAAMGNPEKKIYALQFHPEVAHTTDGSLIIQNFLFKVAGLKATWSMASFVDTTIDALKEQVGDGKVVLGLSGGIDSTVAAVMLHKAIGKNLHCIFVDNGLLHMGEREEVIGFLAEHFDLNVKMVDAADEFLNDLKGVEDPEKKRKIIGHKFIEVFDREAKAIKGVEFLGQGTLYPDVIESESFKGPSAVIKSHHNVGGLPETMNLKLVEPLRELFKDEVRRAAYELGLPEHIIWRQPFPGPGLSIRVIGEVTEERLHILRLADKIVQNEMMAADWYRKVWQGFAVLLPLKTVGVMGDGRTYENVIALRIVDSLDAMTADWSRLPSELLARMSNRIIREVKGVNRVVLDISSKPPSTIEWE from the coding sequence ATGCACGACAATAGAGTACTCATCCTTGATTTTGGCAGCCAGTTCACTCAGCTGATCGCACGTCGCGTGCGCGAGGCCGGGGTGTATTCCGAGATTCATCCCTGCAACGTCGATCCCGAGCGGGTCAAGGCATTCAAGCCCTCGGCCCTGATCCTGTCCGGCGGTCCGTCCAGCGTGTTGGAAGGCGGTTGTCCCGCACTGAACATGGAATACCTCGAAATGGGCATTCCGGTGCTGGGCATCTGCTACGGCATGCAGTTGCTGGCCCACAACCTGGGTGGCCGGGTGGTGGCCTCCACGGACCGCGAATACGGCCGGGCCCAGTTCTCCGCCCAGAACGATTGCATTCTGTTCGACGGGGTGGAGGACAAGGACGACCTGACCGTATGGATGTCCCACGGCGACCGGGTGGAGAAACTCCCCGAGGGCTTCAAGCCCATGGGCAAGAGCGACTCCATCGAGTTCGCCGCCATGGGCAACCCCGAGAAGAAGATCTACGCCCTCCAGTTCCACCCCGAGGTGGCCCACACCACTGACGGCTCCCTGATCATCCAGAACTTCCTGTTCAAGGTGGCCGGACTCAAGGCCACCTGGTCCATGGCTTCCTTCGTGGACACCACCATCGATGCCCTCAAGGAGCAGGTCGGCGACGGCAAGGTCGTGCTCGGCCTGTCCGGCGGCATCGACTCCACCGTGGCTGCGGTCATGCTGCACAAGGCCATCGGCAAGAACCTGCACTGCATCTTCGTGGACAACGGGCTGTTGCACATGGGCGAACGCGAGGAGGTCATCGGCTTCCTGGCCGAACACTTCGACCTGAATGTCAAGATGGTCGACGCCGCCGACGAGTTCCTCAACGACCTCAAGGGCGTCGAGGACCCGGAGAAGAAGCGCAAGATTATCGGCCATAAGTTCATCGAAGTCTTCGACCGCGAGGCCAAGGCCATCAAGGGCGTCGAGTTCCTCGGTCAGGGCACCCTGTACCCGGACGTCATCGAGTCCGAGTCCTTCAAGGGCCCCTCGGCCGTTATCAAGTCCCACCACAACGTGGGCGGCCTGCCCGAGACCATGAACCTCAAGCTGGTCGAACCCCTGCGTGAGCTGTTCAAGGACGAGGTGCGCCGCGCCGCCTACGAGCTCGGCCTGCCCGAGCACATCATCTGGCGCCAGCCGTTCCCCGGCCCGGGATTGTCCATCCGCGTCATCGGCGAGGTCACCGAGGAGCGTCTCCATATTCTCCGCCTGGCCGACAAGATCGTCCAGAACGAGATGATGGCCGCCGACTGGTACCGCAAGGTCTGGCAGGGCTTCGCCGTGCTGCTGCCGCTCAAGACTGTGGGCGTCATGGGCGACGGTCGGACCTACGAGAACGTCATCGCCCTGCGCATCGTCGATTCCCTGGATGCCATGACTGCGGATTGGTCCCGGCTGCCCTCGGAGCTGTTGGCCCGCATGTCCAACCGGATCATCCGCGAGGTCAAGGGCGTCAACCGCGTGGTCCTGGACATCTCCTCCAAGCCGCCGAGCACCATTGAATGGGAATAG
- the tatB gene encoding Sec-independent protein translocase protein TatB, which translates to MFGIGGPELLIICVVALIVIGPQKLPDLLRSLGKGVAEFKRVGNEVKSTLDDEVSKAEAAARKKEVDAELARRKAQKAKEEAAAAESAPEVETSGETAVSASEPVSEEKKA; encoded by the coding sequence ATGTTTGGAATAGGCGGACCTGAATTATTGATTATCTGCGTGGTGGCCTTGATCGTCATCGGCCCCCAGAAGCTGCCCGATTTGTTGCGTTCCCTGGGCAAGGGCGTGGCCGAGTTCAAGCGCGTGGGCAATGAGGTCAAGTCCACCCTGGACGATGAGGTCTCCAAGGCCGAAGCCGCCGCGCGCAAGAAGGAAGTGGACGCCGAACTGGCCCGCCGCAAGGCTCAGAAGGCCAAGGAGGAGGCTGCGGCCGCCGAGTCCGCCCCCGAGGTCGAGACCTCAGGGGAGACTGCGGTTTCGGCTTCCGAGCCCGTGTCCGAAGAGAAAAAGGCCTAG
- the tatC gene encoding twin-arginine translocase subunit TatC yields MSSDKDDVKGTEEQPVDESPVTPDEDPSLIDGEPTEPEAEAGETPDDETSETGAVRDVPEPDDSGLSETADSHSDDDGSGDGGSDDGDDADDPADGTLSVVSDEEPEAAGEDDEDDGDEDEDEEGEGAQMSLLDHLAELRSRLTRAFIAVGVGMLACYSFAGQMFDILMQPMVDVFQKQAAVAAPLLTPEFYQQFGEVFQKMLAANGFDHPEQMQIFMGALQKALMAVAREGHFQYTYPAEAFFAHIKISIVAGLFLVSPYVFAQIWGFIAPGLYSHERKWMVPMALFSGLFFTGGALFGYFQVFPYAFDFFAGFSNEGIQFVPKLNEYLSFCLKLLFAFGLVFELPLFIFFLARLGMVSSTGLRKKRKYAILCAFILSAILTPPDPFTQCLMAGPLIVLYELGIWVAFFFGKKEKRHLKKQAEAEAKAQAELDAAADGSGEEAP; encoded by the coding sequence ATGAGTTCCGATAAAGACGACGTCAAGGGAACCGAAGAGCAGCCTGTTGACGAGAGCCCGGTGACGCCCGACGAGGACCCGTCCCTGATCGACGGAGAGCCGACCGAGCCCGAGGCGGAAGCCGGTGAAACTCCGGATGACGAAACCTCGGAAACCGGGGCGGTCCGGGACGTGCCCGAGCCGGATGATTCCGGTCTGTCTGAAACGGCCGACAGTCATTCCGATGACGACGGCTCCGGCGACGGCGGTTCGGACGACGGCGACGATGCGGACGATCCGGCCGACGGTACGCTTTCGGTCGTTTCCGACGAAGAACCCGAGGCCGCCGGGGAAGATGACGAAGACGACGGGGACGAAGACGAGGATGAGGAGGGCGAGGGGGCGCAGATGTCCCTGCTCGACCATCTGGCCGAACTCCGTTCGCGCCTGACCCGCGCCTTCATCGCCGTGGGCGTGGGCATGCTGGCCTGCTATTCCTTTGCCGGACAGATGTTCGACATCCTCATGCAGCCCATGGTGGATGTCTTTCAGAAGCAGGCCGCCGTGGCCGCGCCGTTGTTGACGCCGGAGTTCTACCAGCAATTCGGCGAGGTGTTCCAGAAGATGCTCGCGGCCAACGGGTTCGACCACCCCGAGCAGATGCAGATATTCATGGGCGCCCTGCAAAAGGCCCTCATGGCCGTGGCCCGGGAAGGTCATTTTCAGTATACCTACCCGGCCGAGGCCTTTTTCGCGCACATCAAGATATCCATCGTGGCGGGCCTTTTTCTGGTCAGCCCGTACGTGTTTGCCCAGATATGGGGTTTTATCGCCCCCGGCCTGTACTCCCACGAGCGCAAGTGGATGGTGCCCATGGCCCTGTTCTCCGGGCTGTTCTTCACCGGCGGCGCGTTGTTCGGCTATTTCCAGGTTTTCCCCTACGCTTTCGACTTCTTTGCCGGGTTCTCCAACGAGGGTATCCAGTTTGTTCCCAAGCTCAATGAATATCTCAGTTTCTGCTTGAAATTGTTGTTCGCTTTCGGTTTGGTCTTCGAGCTGCCCCTGTTCATCTTCTTCCTGGCCAGGCTGGGGATGGTTTCCTCCACCGGCCTGCGCAAGAAGCGCAAGTACGCCATCCTGTGCGCCTTCATCCTGTCGGCCATCCTGACGCCGCCGGATCCCTTCACCCAGTGCCTTATGGCCGGGCCCCTGATCGTTCTCTACGAGCTCGGCATCTGGGTAGCCTTCTTTTTCGGCAAGAAGGAGAAGCGCCATCTCAAGAAGCAAGCCGAGGCCGAGGCCAAGGCCCAGGCAGAGCTGGACGCCGCGGCGGACGGGAGCGGAGAAGAAGCGCCGTAA
- the hisB gene encoding imidazoleglycerol-phosphate dehydratase HisB has protein sequence MRQATVARTTKETDIKLTLNLDGEGTANVDTGIGFADHMLTLWAFWAGFDLDLTCRGDLEIDTHHSLEDIGLCLGQALAEALGDKRGINRVASAKVPMDEALAEVVVDLSGRPYIVYDDALLPDFIAGDEKDVWREFLKSLAYKAGMNLHVKFEYGLNGHHLLEAAFKALGLALARAAAVGRKGVSSTKGSLD, from the coding sequence ATGCGCCAGGCCACAGTGGCTCGGACCACCAAGGAAACGGACATCAAGCTGACCCTGAATCTCGACGGTGAGGGGACAGCCAATGTGGACACCGGCATCGGGTTCGCGGATCATATGCTCACCCTGTGGGCCTTCTGGGCCGGATTCGATCTGGACCTGACCTGCCGGGGCGATCTGGAGATCGACACCCACCACAGCCTCGAGGACATCGGGTTGTGCCTGGGCCAGGCCCTGGCCGAGGCGCTGGGCGACAAGCGGGGCATCAACCGCGTGGCTTCGGCCAAGGTCCCCATGGACGAGGCCCTGGCCGAAGTGGTCGTGGACCTGTCCGGCCGTCCGTACATCGTCTATGACGATGCGCTCCTGCCCGATTTCATCGCGGGCGACGAGAAGGACGTCTGGCGTGAATTTCTGAAGTCTCTGGCATACAAGGCGGGCATGAACCTGCATGTCAAATTCGAATACGGCTTAAACGGCCATCATTTGCTGGAAGCGGCCTTCAAGGCACTGGGCTTGGCACTGGCCCGGGCCGCCGCCGTGGGGCGAAAGGGGGTTTCCAGCACCAAAGGGAGTCTCGACTGA
- a CDS encoding lysozyme has product MDLSQGEYDALTHFVFNVGESGFKTSTLLKKLNSGNYEGVPDEMRRWNKGTVNGEKVVIDGLKKRREDQVEIYNKK; this is encoded by the coding sequence GTGGATTTGTCGCAGGGAGAGTATGATGCCTTGACACATTTTGTTTTTAACGTAGGCGAATCTGGATTTAAGACATCAACTTTGCTAAAGAAACTCAACTCCGGCAACTATGAGGGGGTCCCCGATGAAATGAGGCGCTGGAACAAAGGCACTGTGAATGGTGAAAAAGTAGTAATCGATGGACTCAAAAAGCGAAGAGAGGATCAGGTTGAAATTTATAATAAAAAATAG
- a CDS encoding lysozyme inhibitor LprI family protein translates to MAEIDRQMDAIIDKIKVEYADDQLFLKKLDEAQSAWEAYREAFLLSVYPEEDARAMYGSVFDACWCFRYTAKTEERIKELQMWLDKVEEGDVCSGSVRFK, encoded by the coding sequence ATGGCTGAGATAGACCGACAAATGGACGCAATAATCGATAAGATCAAGGTTGAATATGCAGATGACCAGCTTTTTTTGAAAAAATTGGATGAGGCTCAATCTGCTTGGGAGGCATACAGGGAAGCCTTTCTTCTATCGGTTTATCCTGAGGAGGACGCTCGTGCCATGTATGGCAGCGTCTTTGACGCCTGTTGGTGTTTTCGATACACCGCCAAAACAGAAGAACGGATCAAAGAGCTTCAAATGTGGTTAGACAAGGTTGAAGAAGGTGACGTCTGTTCTGGCAGTGTCCGGTTCAAATGA
- the hisA gene encoding 1-(5-phosphoribosyl)-5-[(5-phosphoribosylamino)methylideneamino]imidazole-4-carboxamide isomerase, which translates to MILFPAVDLKNGECVRLAQGKEDEVTVFASDPVAQARYWEDLGARYLHVVDLDGAFSGVPRNFELIKAICAAIRIPVQLGGGIRDIATAKKYVEAGVRRLIIGTMALEDPDLFSELCRALPGRIGVSLDAVDGKLKTKGWVEDAGLTIDDVLPRLEAEGIAFIVYTDIARDGMQTGVNLDALAALCAKTSVPVIAAGGVHTLDDIKNLYPLSQKGLEGAISGRAIYVGTLDVKEANAWIDAQ; encoded by the coding sequence ATGATTCTCTTCCCCGCTGTAGATCTCAAAAATGGTGAGTGCGTCCGCCTGGCCCAGGGCAAGGAGGACGAGGTCACCGTGTTTGCTTCCGATCCCGTTGCCCAGGCGCGCTATTGGGAGGACCTCGGCGCGCGCTATCTTCACGTGGTGGACCTGGACGGGGCCTTTTCCGGCGTGCCCAGGAACTTTGAGCTGATCAAGGCCATCTGCGCGGCCATCCGCATTCCGGTTCAGTTGGGCGGGGGCATCCGCGACATCGCCACTGCCAAGAAGTACGTCGAAGCGGGCGTGCGCCGGTTGATCATCGGCACCATGGCCCTGGAGGACCCGGACCTCTTCTCCGAGCTATGCAGGGCCCTGCCAGGCCGCATAGGCGTCTCCCTGGACGCCGTGGACGGCAAGCTCAAGACCAAGGGCTGGGTCGAGGACGCGGGGCTGACCATCGACGACGTCCTGCCCCGTCTCGAAGCCGAGGGCATCGCCTTCATCGTCTACACCGACATCGCCCGCGACGGCATGCAGACCGGCGTCAACCTCGACGCCCTGGCCGCGCTCTGCGCCAAGACCTCGGTCCCGGTCATCGCGGCCGGAGGCGTCCATACCCTCGACGACATCAAGAATTTGTACCCGCTGTCCCAGAAAGGCCTGGAAGGCGCCATCTCCGGCCGGGCCATCTATGTGGGCACGCTGGACGTCAAAGAGGCAAATGCCTGGATCGACGCCCAGTAG
- a CDS encoding bacteriohemerythrin, giving the protein MPRITWCDALSVGFPAIDNDHKKLIKLFNDAHGPADGSISRESVEKVLTELIDYTYWHFTHEENLMEEHDYDNIQAHKLQHRELAGNVRELHTQFVAGDEMVVDVLLPFLRNWLVNHILGPDKRLGDFLTGYRRREL; this is encoded by the coding sequence ATGCCCCGTATTACCTGGTGCGATGCGCTCAGTGTCGGCTTTCCGGCAATAGATAACGATCACAAAAAGCTGATCAAACTCTTCAATGACGCGCATGGCCCGGCCGACGGCTCCATTTCACGCGAAAGCGTCGAAAAAGTACTGACCGAACTGATCGACTACACATACTGGCACTTCACCCATGAGGAAAATCTCATGGAGGAACACGACTATGACAACATCCAAGCGCACAAGCTGCAGCACCGCGAGTTGGCCGGCAACGTCCGGGAACTGCACACGCAGTTTGTCGCCGGAGACGAGATGGTGGTGGATGTGCTTCTCCCCTTTCTCCGGAACTGGCTGGTGAACCACATCCTGGGACCGGACAAACGGCTGGGGGACTTCCTGACCGGGTACCGGCGCAGGGAACTCTGA